The Fulvivirga maritima genome segment GCTACGGGGGTAAAGATAGAAGAGGAGGCAGGTTCTTTCGTAAATTCAAACTCCTTTTATCATGGAGCTATTTCTGGTGATGGTTTTGATTATGGTATACGTGTTTCAGGAGGAAATAATAATGTTTTTAATGGTACGGTGGTAGAACCTTACTCTTCTGCTTATGGGCATTTGGTAGTAGAGAAAGGTGAGTTTACGGGGGCTCACATCCGGATTGAAGGCAGTAATCAGTCGGACACCATACCGCTGGTGGAGTTTAAAGCGGGCACAAGAAATAGCTATGTTACCGGAATTTATTCTGGTGGTCTCACCATAGATAATGGTGATAATTACGTGGGCTTTCGGGCAGCAAAATCTTTCTCTCAGCAGCTGGGTAGGAATAATTTGTATCAAAATGCCGCTTTTTATGGTGTTAAAAACGGGCAAGTGCCGTATTGGCAAATGTCAGGAGTTGATACCGTGATGGAAGTGAGTGACGTATGGCGAAAAAACATGAAAGTATTGCAGGTAGAAGTAGCGGCTGGAGCCTCAGGCTATCTCCGGCCTGATCCTATTTACCTGCCTGAATATGAATCTTCACCAGCCTATCAGCAGGTGAATTTTGGAGCTTTTATAAAGACTGACGTGAGTAATTTTGTGACTACTACCAGCCGTTCTCCTTCCGGATTGGTTACTGGCGGCTACCACCCTGGCGACGGTCAGTGGCATTCTATTGGCATGACCAGCCTGGTAGATACCACACAATCATATGACCCAAAGTTCTATTTTAATAATACTACAGGGGCTAAGCAATCTTTTTATATAACGGCTCCTGCTTTGAGTTTTGGTTACGCACAGCCGCAAACAGATCATTACCTTACTGCTAATGGAGGGGTGGTGAATGGCACTATCACTTACGGTTTGGGGCAGAGCTACCAGTTGTCTGGTGGTTTTCTGGTGCTGCCGGGGGAGGGAAATATCTTTACCATTACAGGTGCGGCATCCATTACCCGTATTAATCACCTGACGGCTGATCGTATGCCGGCTGGCACTATGATTACTTTGCTTTTAGATTCAGGAGCTACCCTGGTGAAAAGTGCTTATCTCAAACTCGTAACTTCTTATACTGCCAGTGCTAATGGTTCTATTACTTTGGTTTCTATGGGAGACGGCACCTGGAGGGAGATATCTAGGGCGGGTAGTTGACAAGCTCAGTCGGTCTCAAGTCAGTAGAAAGTCTACGCTTCGAGATCCTCAATGTGACTTTATTTCTGTTAATAGTACACAACTAGAGGTCATGCTAAGTAACTCGAAGCATAGACCGACTTTTTTGCTTAAGCTCTTAATGTTCTTGGTAAGCTACTCCCTTTTCTTTGTAACCGAAAAATTCAGCTATTTTACGGTAGTTTGGAGCTGCTACTTCTAAACGATCAGCAATTTTCACAATATCAAAAATCAATTGCTCACGCTCATCAGGTTTGCCTGCTGCCAGGTCCTTTTGCAGAGATGCTGTAAATTCATCAGCCAAATGATTAAGGATCTTTAAGTTTTCTTCTATCAGATCATAGTCATTAGTAAAATGTGCTGCCTCTTTAATTTCATCTAGTTCTGCCAGGAGTGCTTTAAACTGCTCATTATACTCCTTGTTTTCCCTCATATCCTTAGCGTTAGCATTATGGAATGAGCCTACTGCAGCAAAGGCAGAGGTGAAGCATAGTTTTCTGAAAATGGCACTGTATATATCAGAAGCGTAGGTAACGTTAATGTCACTGCTGGTAAGGTCATTTTCCAGTTGTATCAGGGCAGGGAAATCAGTTTTTTCTTTCCCGCTAAAGCCATATACGATTCTAAAAATCTGATTGTTTTGGGTGATTTCACCTGGGGCCGAGATGTATCCTGTTACATAAATACAGCCATCACTTATTTTTCTATTAGGAATTTCTTCTCTAAGAATGTTACCCGCTTCCATGGCATTGAGTATAGGAATGATGATGGTGTTTTCATCACTTGCTTTTTCTACTGTGGAAGCTATATCTTTGAGGCTGTAAGCTTTTACACAGATGAAAATAACGTCATAAGGTTGGTTATCCAGCTCTTCTGCTGAAATAGCTTTAATGTTTTTGATGGAGTTGGTTTCGCCGGTATAACTATGAATGATTAGTCCGTTATTTTTAATATTTTCAAGATGCTTTCCTCTGGCCACCAGTGTTACATCATGGTTTGTTTTTGCTAAATAACCACCAATCAGTCCCCCGGTACCTCCAGCACCTACAATTAAATATTTCATAATTCTAATCTATTTTTTTTGTTAGTCTGTTAGGGTACTAAGTTACTTGATCTAGAGTTATGATAGGGTGTAATTTAGCCTCTATCTTTAAAATAAAGCCGTTTTTGGGATTTTAGGAGTTATTTTTTGAACTGAAAATTGTCTCTATTTTGGGCGAGTGGTTTACATAAAATTTGGTCATTTTATGTAATGGTAATAGTATAGGAGGTGGATTGTGTGGAAGTGTAATGAAAGAGGATGTTGAAACTAATCTTTATAAAATTATATTTCGAGATCCTCTTTAAGTCTTGAGTGAGTAAGTTTTTAATGAATAAGCAGGTGATTATTCATTATCAATAAAAGTGATAGGTATCTCTACTTTGGTTTTGTCCCACATCATTGCCAGTTTGGCTTTTTCATTGCTTTGTTCAAAGGCCATGGTAAAGGGCTCCCAGGTTACGCCCGGCTTCACATTTAAGGTGGGCACTTCAAATCGAAGGACATCTGCCTGCGGGTTATAATTATAGGCTCCCCATTGGCCTAGTTCTCCATTAATAATGATGGTCCATTTATCAGAGCTAGGAATAGTGAAAATGGAGTAAGTGCCAGCCTTCAAAGTATCAGTTTCGTTAATAAGCAGATCTCCGGTAAGGGTTATTTCTGTGGCTTCGTTAGCTCCGGTTCTCCACACCTGGCCGTAAGGAACTAACGTGCCGAATATTGTTCTATTTCTCTTGTGAGGTTGTGAGTAGGTCACTTTTACGTAAGTGTCTTCATACTTCATGGTAATGATGGCCGTGGGGCTGGGGCGTGGGGTAATGGCCTCTTGGGCAAAAAGACAGTAAGAAAGTAACGATAAGATAAGTGTGAATAAGGGTTTTGATTTCATAATTTTGTCAGCGATTTCTTTTATTAATGGTTAAATATAGTCAACTTTCCATCAAATACTATACCGCTAAAAATTAGGATTTTAAACGATGAACAAACCAGAGTTTGACGATATATTCATGGAGTTGGCAGTGAATCTGGCCAAAAGATCGCATTGTATTAAGCGTCATGTAGGCGCAGTACTAACCAAGGATACGAGAATAATATCTATTGGTTATAATGGACCTCCGGCAGGCACGCATAATTGTGACCTGGAATGGCCTGAGCAGGGCTGCCCCAGAGATTCAAAAGGAGGCTGCTCACTAGCTATCCATGCGGAGCAAAATGCCCTTTTATATGCTGTGAAAAACAAAACGGAAGTGAAAGGAGCCACTATGTACGTAACCCTGGCGCCTTGCCTCGCGTGTGCCAGAATTATTTATACTATGGGAGTGGAGCGAGTGATTTTCCTCAACTCTTATGCTGAATATAAAGGCATTAAAAGTGATGAAGGGGTGGACTTTCTGGTGAAATTTGGTGTGAAAGTGGAGCGATACAAAGGAAGTATAGCAGCGGTTACTGAGATGATCTAAGCTCAGTAACCATAATTTCTTTTAGATAATATTGACTTCTGGGTGCAGCTCTATACCGAACTTTTTCACTACAGAAGCTTGTATTTCCTGAGCCAGGGCCCAAATGTCGTTACCATTACCTCCGCCATAGTTAACTAATACCAGGGCCTGCTTTTTATGTACGCCAATATTGCCATTGGTGTATCCCTTCCAGCCCGCTTGCTCTATGAGCCAGCCTGCAGGCACTTTTACTTCATTATCAGGCAGTTCATACCCGGGTATGTTTGGGTAATCTACTTTTAGGCTTTCAAAATCTATATTGGTAATGGTTGGGTTTTTAAAGAAGCTGCCGCTGTTGCCTATCTCTTTTGGATCTGGCAGTTTGCTTTGTCGGATAGAAATTACCGCCTGGCTTACATCCTGAATAGTAGGTGACTTGATCTTTAGCTCTTCCAGCATGCTTTTTATAGCACCATATTCTATATGCAGCTGATGGTCTTTTTTGCTGAGCTTGAAGGTAACATGAGCAATAATATATTTGCCTTTAAGGTTCCTTTTAAAAACACTTTCTCTATAACCGAACTGACATTGCTCTTTGTTAAAGGTTTCAATTTCGCCGGTTTCTATATTTACAGCTTCCAGTGACTCAAATATTTCTTTGATTTCAATGCCATAGGCGCCAATGTTTTGCATAGGAGCGGCACCTACTGTTCCGGGTATCAGTGATAGGTTTTCTGTACCACCCCAGTTTTGTTCTATAGCATAAGTAACGAAATGATGCCATACTTCACCAGCACCAACTTTTATAAGAACAAAGTCATCCGTTTCTTCTACTATAGTTTTGCCAGTAATCGTGTTTTTTATGGTGAGGCCATCAAAATCCTGAGTTAGTAGAATATTGCTGCCACCACCCAAAATTAACAATGGATTTGACTTCGCTTCTTCTGTTTTTAAGGTTTCCTGTAATTCTTTTATAGAATTTACTTCAGTGTAAAGCCTGGTTTTGGCTTCCAGCCCGAAGGTGTTATAAGGTTTGAGGGATATATCTTTATGAAATTGCATGTAATGCGAATTACGCAATTATTAGGGAATAAAAAAGCCCTCCTTTTTAGAAAATATGCTTTTATGCTTTATTTAAAGCACCTCAATACCCAATTGATGAAAAGCCGTTAGTTTTTGATCTTCATGGTTACTGGTAATAATGGTGCTGATTTTATCTACACCACACACAAAATAAGGCTCAGCCGTATCCAGCTTTTTGGGAGTGGCTAGTGCAATAGTCTGCAAAGATGATTCAGTCATTACCTTTTTTACTTTGCTTTCTTCATAATTAGGAGCGGTAACACCATGCTCATGATGCAGGCTGCAAATACCAAGAAAACACAGGTCAGCTCTAATATCTTTGAAGAAATTAATGGTGTCATAGCCTGTGGTAACAAAGGCCTCGTTAAATAGCTGGCCTCCTGCAAAAAGCACTTTTATGTTTTTGCGATCTTTTAAAATAGTAACCACCGGAAAGCTGTTGGTAGCTACTGTAATGTGCAGGTCATCTGGCAGCATATGGGCGATGGCCAGGGTAGAAGTGCCTCCGTCAAATATTACCGTTTGCCCGTTATGAAACAGTGGAATGGCTTTTTTTGCAATTAGTTGCTTGGCTTCTGAGTCATAATCAAGCCGGTCCATGAAGTTATGCGGGTTGGTGGAGTGGGCTATAGCACCGCCACGTACCGCCTTTAATTGGCCTTGAGAGTCTAATTCTTTAATATCTCTCCTTATAGTATCAATAGATACTTCTAATAAAGTGCTGAGCTGGTCCAGATACACTTTGTGGTGCAGGTTCAGTTCTTTTAGAATGTGCTGAAATCTCTCTTCCTTTAGCATGATTTGCGATTTTCAGCAAAATAAGAAATTAAATTGCAATATGTTGCAATTTATATTTAATTTTGATGCAAAATATTGCAAATATAAATAGTGAGATAATGAGAAAGTCTATAGCGATAGATATGGATCATGTGTTGGCGGATATAGAACAGCAGATGATAAAATGGTATTCTGATAAATATGGCGTGCAGGTGGAGGCAGAAACCTTAAAAGGCAAACCTGAGCAAGAGGCGTTTCCTGACAGAGAGAAGTTGAGAGACCTACTATTTATGCCTGGTTTTTTTAGGACAGCAGCTGTCATAGAAGGAGGTATAGAAGCAGTAAAACAGTTATCAGAAGATTTTGAAGTGTACATTGTTTCTGCGGCTATGGAGTTTCCTCAGTCGTTAGCAGAAAAGAAGGAATGGCTTACCGAGCATTTTCCATTTATTAGCTGGAAGAACATTGTTTTTTGCGGTGATAAAGGTATTATTGACACCGATTTCATGATTGATGATCACATGAAGAATCTAAATCATTGTAAAGGTCGCGGTATACTTTTTACGGCGAACCATAATGCGAATATAGACTATGATGTACGGGTTAATAACTGGAAAGAAGCTTGTGATTACCTGTACCAAAACAGATAGACTGATTGAATAATCTACAAAAATCCAGGATAGGCATTGGCGCTATATTTTTTGCATATGGCTTATGCTTTGCCAGTTGGGCGTCACGTATTCCCAGCATACAGCAGGCTATGGAGCTGTCAGATTCAGCACTTGGTATGGTGCTGTTTTCTTTGCCTATAGGTTCATTAATTTCCTTGCCGCTTTCAGGGTATCTGGTTGCTCGCTATGGAAGTAAAATAGTAGTTATCATTTCAGGGAGCATCTATGTTTTTGCATTAACAGGCATAGGCTTGGCTCCTAATCTTTTTACCTTAATACCCGTGCTGGTCTCATTTGGTTTGGTGGGTAATACTCTTAATATAGCCATTAATACCCAGGCGGTGAGCCTGGAAAGCAAGTATGGTAGAAATATCCTGGCAACCTTTCATGGTATGTGGAGCTTGGCAGGGTTTGCCGGAGCCGCCATTGGAGCATATATGATATCTGACAGTATAGTGCCAAAATACCATTTTATGGTGGTGTGGGCATTGGCTTTGCCTATATTTCTTTTCAGTTTCCGGTTTTTATTAGCTGAAGATGCCGCAGATAATGAGCCTAAGCCCATTTTTGCATGGCCAGAGAAGTCTTTATTGTTACTTGGTGTAATTGCCTTTTGCTCTATGATTAGCGAAGGAGCTATGTTTGACTGGAGTGGCGTGTATTTAAAAAAAGTGGTGCAAGTGAAGCAAGATTGGGTAGGTCTGGGATACACTGCTTTTATGGTGGCTATGGCTACTACCAGACTGGTGGCTGATAAGCTTACGCATCATTTTGGAGTGAATAAAATGCTTAAGCTAAGCGGACTGTTTACAGGCATAGGGCTACTGATTGTAGTTACATATCCTAAGTTTATCATCTCTGTTATTGGTCTTTTAATAGTGGGAATAGGTGTTTCTTCCGTAGTGCCTTTGGTTTATAGTGTGGCCGGAAAAACTAAGCAGATGTCATCTAGCGCGGCATTGGCCTCAGTCTCTACTTTTGGTTTTCTGGGCTTTTTGGTAGGTCCACCAGTGATCGGCCTTATTTCCGGAGCCTCCAGCTTGAGAGTGGCTTTTACCATACTCTCATTAATGGGGATTATAATAGGTTTTTTGGCTCAAAAGCTTTCTAAATAATAATGGTATTATATATGCATAAATCAGAGGTATAGGCTAAATACCTGTGTGATATGCTTAAAAAAAGCTTGTATAAGGACATATAGCAGGGATAGATGGAAGAGGATAAGAAGTTAATATAGCAATACCTCGCAGGTATGTGAATTTTAATACACATATTAAATAGATGATAAAGCAAATAGGTATTTTCGTTATTGTGGTACTGCTGATTTTATGGAGATGTACTAATCCTAATAAGCAACAATCTGACCCAGAGAGCAATGTAATGGCAACAACCATTGCCAATCAGGAAGAGCAGAAGGCAGACAATAATGAAATAGAATGGATTGATTATACTACTACTAAATTTCATTTTACACTGGAAGTGCCTGACAACTGGAAGGTAGAAGACACCAAAAATAGCAGAGGTTTAAGTGTAGTGACTTTATTTAGTTCGGCCTATGATCTGGTGGCCAAGCCTCCTTTTGACTTTATTGAATATCCTAAAATCACGTACATTACTATGCACCCTGACGGAGGAAGTCATCCGGAGCCTTTGGGTAGTAAAATCAATTTGCAGGGTTGGAATAAAGATCTTCCTGTAGATTTTCAATTGAATAGAGATTCTTCTTTAGTATATATTCTTAATGATGGTGAGCCCTGGGCTTATCTGTTAAAGCCTTCTAATCCTCCGAAGGGGTGGAGTGATAGCGGCTTTATATTTGTTCATTTAGGAGTATCTGATTTTTCAGCCCGCTGTTTTGATAATACGGGAAAGCCAAAACCCATATCGGCCTATGACATGTCTGCCGGCGATAAAATGACTTATTATGGTGAAGTGAAAGATGAGGAGAAAGAAACCGTACAGCATATCATGAATTCACTTTACTTTTTTAACGGGAGAGGCACCAGGCAAGATATTAGTCAGCTCATCAAGGCGGACTGGCCTCAGCCTAATGATACGATATCCTCACCAGTAACAGTGAAAGGTAAGGCCAGAGGATATTGGTATTTTGAAGGCAGCTTCCCGGTTTTGCTCAAAAATGAAGAGCAGAAAGTACTACAGGAAAAGGTTGCTACAGCCAAGAGCAAATGGATGACTAAAAAATGGGTGCCATTTGAAATTACTATTGACTATGATCAACCTAATCATAAAAATGGATTTTTGGTGCTAAAGAAGGCTAATGCTTCTGGTAAGCCTGAAAATGACCGGCATTTATCTATTCCTGTGGTATTTGCCTCACAAGAATAGTGTCAGATAGGCATCTTTTCTTTTTTTCCGGAAGAGATGATTAACCTCATATTCTCTTTGCTATCCCACTCACGAGCACCCGTTTCACTAAAGCTCAGCTCACCATCTTGAGATACAATGAAAGTAGTGGGTAAACCTTTAATATCCAGCTGCTCCAGAGGCATATCTAGTTTGGCAAAAGTAACGTCATACTCATGAGTTTTAAGGAATTTTCTGATTTGCCCCAGCGGCTCATTAGATACCAATAAAAATTCCACATCTTTTTCTTCGAGTGCTTTTTTTGCATTTTCTAAGGAAGGCATTTCTTTGATACATGGCGTGCACCAGGTAGCCCAAAAATTGATCACCAAAGTTTTTCCTTTATACTGGGTAAGGTCTATCTTGTCGCCTTCAATAGTTTTTAGTTTTATGCCTTCTAAAATATTGTCTGGCT includes the following:
- a CDS encoding glycoside hydrolase family 55 protein — protein: MRYLVSLVLALFCVTAVAQTTFLNVKTLGAYGDGTHNDYTVLQDAVDSAASIGATVFFPVGNYKIDQTLVIPAGVSLVGAGRGLTATGTPALGSIIINSGTAVTLSVRGTNVAITDMVIYDDNNAGAAGGIELLGDGKIVEGVVLRQVLISGFTDGVALKLKAINSGGLTYCSFYDVRIRYGATGVKIEEEAGSFVNSNSFYHGAISGDGFDYGIRVSGGNNNVFNGTVVEPYSSAYGHLVVEKGEFTGAHIRIEGSNQSDTIPLVEFKAGTRNSYVTGIYSGGLTIDNGDNYVGFRAAKSFSQQLGRNNLYQNAAFYGVKNGQVPYWQMSGVDTVMEVSDVWRKNMKVLQVEVAAGASGYLRPDPIYLPEYESSPAYQQVNFGAFIKTDVSNFVTTTSRSPSGLVTGGYHPGDGQWHSIGMTSLVDTTQSYDPKFYFNNTTGAKQSFYITAPALSFGYAQPQTDHYLTANGGVVNGTITYGLGQSYQLSGGFLVLPGEGNIFTITGAASITRINHLTADRMPAGTMITLLLDSGATLVKSAYLKLVTSYTASANGSITLVSMGDGTWREISRAGS
- a CDS encoding MFS transporter; the encoded protein is MNNLQKSRIGIGAIFFAYGLCFASWASRIPSIQQAMELSDSALGMVLFSLPIGSLISLPLSGYLVARYGSKIVVIISGSIYVFALTGIGLAPNLFTLIPVLVSFGLVGNTLNIAINTQAVSLESKYGRNILATFHGMWSLAGFAGAAIGAYMISDSIVPKYHFMVVWALALPIFLFSFRFLLAEDAADNEPKPIFAWPEKSLLLLGVIAFCSMISEGAMFDWSGVYLKKVVQVKQDWVGLGYTAFMVAMATTRLVADKLTHHFGVNKMLKLSGLFTGIGLLIVVTYPKFIISVIGLLIVGIGVSSVVPLVYSVAGKTKQMSSSAALASVSTFGFLGFLVGPPVIGLISGASSLRVAFTILSLMGIIIGFLAQKLSK
- a CDS encoding ketopantoate reductase family protein: MKYLIVGAGGTGGLIGGYLAKTNHDVTLVARGKHLENIKNNGLIIHSYTGETNSIKNIKAISAEELDNQPYDVIFICVKAYSLKDIASTVEKASDENTIIIPILNAMEAGNILREEIPNRKISDGCIYVTGYISAPGEITQNNQIFRIVYGFSGKEKTDFPALIQLENDLTSSDINVTYASDIYSAIFRKLCFTSAFAAVGSFHNANAKDMRENKEYNEQFKALLAELDEIKEAAHFTNDYDLIEENLKILNHLADEFTASLQKDLAAGKPDEREQLIFDIVKIADRLEVAAPNYRKIAEFFGYKEKGVAYQEH
- a CDS encoding TlpA disulfide reductase family protein; the protein is MYLKPFILLVIVLAIISCSGASTETSDSEPDNILEGIKLKTIEGDKIDLTQYKGKTLVINFWATWCTPCIKEMPSLENAKKALEEKDVEFLLVSNEPLGQIRKFLKTHEYDVTFAKLDMPLEQLDIKGLPTTFIVSQDGELSFSETGAREWDSKENMRLIISSGKKEKMPI
- a CDS encoding DeoR/GlpR family DNA-binding transcription regulator; this encodes MLKEERFQHILKELNLHHKVYLDQLSTLLEVSIDTIRRDIKELDSQGQLKAVRGGAIAHSTNPHNFMDRLDYDSEAKQLIAKKAIPLFHNGQTVIFDGGTSTLAIAHMLPDDLHITVATNSFPVVTILKDRKNIKVLFAGGQLFNEAFVTTGYDTINFFKDIRADLCFLGICSLHHEHGVTAPNYEESKVKKVMTESSLQTIALATPKKLDTAEPYFVCGVDKISTIITSNHEDQKLTAFHQLGIEVL
- a CDS encoding DUF2911 domain-containing protein, whose product is MKSKPLFTLILSLLSYCLFAQEAITPRPSPTAIITMKYEDTYVKVTYSQPHKRNRTIFGTLVPYGQVWRTGANEATEITLTGDLLINETDTLKAGTYSIFTIPSSDKWTIIINGELGQWGAYNYNPQADVLRFEVPTLNVKPGVTWEPFTMAFEQSNEKAKLAMMWDKTKVEIPITFIDNE
- a CDS encoding 5' nucleotidase, NT5C type, with amino-acid sequence MRKSIAIDMDHVLADIEQQMIKWYSDKYGVQVEAETLKGKPEQEAFPDREKLRDLLFMPGFFRTAAVIEGGIEAVKQLSEDFEVYIVSAAMEFPQSLAEKKEWLTEHFPFISWKNIVFCGDKGIIDTDFMIDDHMKNLNHCKGRGILFTANHNANIDYDVRVNNWKEACDYLYQNR
- a CDS encoding Gmad2 immunoglobulin-like domain-containing protein; translation: MIKQIGIFVIVVLLILWRCTNPNKQQSDPESNVMATTIANQEEQKADNNEIEWIDYTTTKFHFTLEVPDNWKVEDTKNSRGLSVVTLFSSAYDLVAKPPFDFIEYPKITYITMHPDGGSHPEPLGSKINLQGWNKDLPVDFQLNRDSSLVYILNDGEPWAYLLKPSNPPKGWSDSGFIFVHLGVSDFSARCFDNTGKPKPISAYDMSAGDKMTYYGEVKDEEKETVQHIMNSLYFFNGRGTRQDISQLIKADWPQPNDTISSPVTVKGKARGYWYFEGSFPVLLKNEEQKVLQEKVATAKSKWMTKKWVPFEITIDYDQPNHKNGFLVLKKANASGKPENDRHLSIPVVFASQE
- a CDS encoding deoxycytidylate deaminase, whose product is MNKPEFDDIFMELAVNLAKRSHCIKRHVGAVLTKDTRIISIGYNGPPAGTHNCDLEWPEQGCPRDSKGGCSLAIHAEQNALLYAVKNKTEVKGATMYVTLAPCLACARIIYTMGVERVIFLNSYAEYKGIKSDEGVDFLVKFGVKVERYKGSIAAVTEMI
- the murB gene encoding UDP-N-acetylmuramate dehydrogenase, with the protein product MQFHKDISLKPYNTFGLEAKTRLYTEVNSIKELQETLKTEEAKSNPLLILGGGSNILLTQDFDGLTIKNTITGKTIVEETDDFVLIKVGAGEVWHHFVTYAIEQNWGGTENLSLIPGTVGAAPMQNIGAYGIEIKEIFESLEAVNIETGEIETFNKEQCQFGYRESVFKRNLKGKYIIAHVTFKLSKKDHQLHIEYGAIKSMLEELKIKSPTIQDVSQAVISIRQSKLPDPKEIGNSGSFFKNPTITNIDFESLKVDYPNIPGYELPDNEVKVPAGWLIEQAGWKGYTNGNIGVHKKQALVLVNYGGGNGNDIWALAQEIQASVVKKFGIELHPEVNII